A genome region from Bemisia tabaci chromosome 3, PGI_BMITA_v3 includes the following:
- the CstF64 gene encoding cleavage stimulation factor subunit 2 tau variant has translation MSDQNVLDKSLRSVFVGNIPYEATEERLKEIFSEVGPVLSFKLVYDRETGKPKGYGFCEYKDQETALSAMRNLNGCEISGRSLRVDNACTEKSRLEMQSLMAGPQSESQYGEPVSAEKAPEAISKAVASLPPEQMFELMKQMKLCVQNNPAEARTMLLQNPQLAYALLQAQVVMRIVDAQVAVSMLHAANPPVTPLQIPSQPAPPLPGRPADHVNDQWTQPQPGSRPGQLPPPPAFMSQDLDLRTMDPRNRSGNSADQDLRMPPSMSGYPPANEYPPRMPAQRPAIPEPIPPPPSAPPERFPRDPRDPRAMASTNATNVGPVPAPARPPVPPAASSASQAPPRAVPPPAASNPDSEKTALIMQVLQLTNEQIAMLPPEQRQSILVLKEQIAKSTQQR, from the exons atgtcTGATCAAAACGTATTAGACAAATCTCTAAGATCTGTTTTCG TGGGAAACATTCCTTATGAAGCAACGGAAGAAagattgaaagaaatttttagCGAAGTTGGGCCAGTTCTTTCATTCAA GTTAGTCTATGATAGAGAAACAGGGAAACCTAAAGGTTATGGCTTTTGTGAATACAAAGATCAAGAGACTGCCCTAAGTGCTATGCGGAACTTGAATGGCTGTGAAATCAGCGGAAGGAGCTTACGAGTAGACAATGCTTGTACAGAAAAGTCTCGTTTGGAAATGCAGT CTCTCATGGCTGGACCTCAATCTGAAAGTCAATATGGTGAGCCTGTAAGTGCTGAAAAAGCCCCTGAGGCTATTAGCAAGGCTGTTGCCTCCTTACCACCAGAACAGATGTTTGAGTTAATGAAGCAAATGAAACTATGTGTCCAG AACAATCCTGCCGAAGCGCGGACTATGCTTCTACAGAACCCTCAGTTGGCATATGCTCTCTTACAAGCTCAAGTTGTAATGCGAATAGTGGATGCGCAGGTTGCTGTG tcgatGTTACATGCTGCAAATCCTCCAGTGACACCCCTGCAGATTCCGTCACAACCGGCTCCACCCTTACCAGGACGACCTGCTGACCATGTCAATGACCAATGGACCCAACCTCAACCTGGATCGCGTCCTGGACagcttccccctccccctgcttTTATGT CTCAAGATTTAGATTTACGAACAATGGATCCAAGAAACCGTTCAGGAAATTCTGCAGATCAAGACCTCAGAATGCCACCAAGCATGTCAGGATACCCGCCAGCAAATGA GTATCCACCTCGTATGCCGGCTCAGAGACCTGCCATACCAGAACCTATTCCTCCACCTCCTTCAGCACCTCCTGAACGATTCCCACGTGACCCAAGAGATCCAAGAGCaa TGGCTTCTACAAACGCAACTAATGTTGGACCAGTGCCAGCCCCTGCAAGGCCGCCTGTCCCGCCGGCAGCATCTTCTGCTAGTCAAGCTCCTCCCAGAGCTGTGCCTCCTCCAGCTGCCTCAAATCCGGATAGTGAAAAG acTGCGTTGATCATGCAAGTGTTACAGTTAACCAATGAACAGATTGCTATGTTACCTCCAGAGCAACGACAGAGTATCTTAGTCTTGAAGGAACAAATCGCTAAAAGCACACAACAGCGTTAA
- the LOC109033084 gene encoding suppressor of SWI4 1 homolog — protein MGKRYKIKRKGFAQKQNPESYAKFEEPEELVRAPHSFVIHRGEVGPYIQELTTDFRKVMEPFTASSLHVRKSNRVKDFASVAAPLHVTHLCMFTNSKEKGPNLRIAHLPQGPTLTFKINKYTFARNVLSSLTKPNICEKMYAHSPLIVLNNFVGEGLHIKLMATMFQNMFPALNISKVNLKEIQRCVLINYDPNTETIEFRHYAIKVVPVGLAKGVKKLVQNKIPNLAKMEDISELITKPSQLSESEFEDDPNSHVSLPEHSSFRGGNVGNKTSSIRLSELGPRITFQLVKVEAGLLTGEVLYHRFVSKSEEEKERIRQQLQLKKELKARRRAEQEAHVLKKKALKELMDKKSLEGVKNKFKSQSTEEGEESKPTEGPQSEEESDYEEVPQEEGTKGKRNGDDEEDVEDAIEWFRKEVGEEPGEEFFITAPKRKRPEPPTTEEKTGKSKKSKKSKQHKLEDDYDEEKKGEDDESKHIPAHLPQWRKKKIAKQMKDQGDGKDKKSGEKSQDSKKKKKKELSLSQKIHKKNLLKKKEKKKKLLKSKLRKKGFH, from the exons ATGGGCAAAAGATACAAAATCAAACGCAAG GGCTTTGCTCAAAAGCAAAATCCTGAGTCCTATGCCAAATTTGAAGAGCCAGAAGAGTTGGTAAGGGCCCCTCATTCCTTTGTCATTCATCGTGGAGAAGTTGGACCTTATATTCAAGAACTTACAACCGATTTCCGAAAAGTGATGGAGCCATTCACTGCATCATCTCTCCAT GTGCGGAAGAGTAATCGGGTGAAAGATTTTGCATCTGTGGCAGCTCCTCTTCATGTCACGCATTTATGTATGTTCacaaattcaaaagaaaaaggacCGAATCTCCGGATAGCCCACTTACCCCAAGGGCCAACTCTcacctttaaaataaataaatacaccTTTGCTCGGAACGTTCTGTCATCTCTCACCAAACCAAATATTTGTGAGAAAATGTATGCTCACTCCCCACTTATAGTCTTGAATAACTTTGTGGGAGAGGGACTTCATATCAAGTTGATGGcaacgatgtttcaaaatatgTTCCCAGCTTTAAATATTTCCAAG GTAAATCTGAAAGAAATTCAAAGGTGTGTTTTAATAAATTATGACCCTAACACGGAAACAATTGAGTTTCGCCACTATGCTATTAAAGTGGTCCCAGTTGGATTAGctaaaggagtaaaaaaattggtgcagaataaaattcctaatttagccaaaatggaggatatTTCTGAATTAATAACCAA GCCCAGTCAACTATCTGAAAGTGAATTTGAAGATGATCCAAACAGTCATGTTTCCTTACCTGAACATTCATCTTTCCGTGGTGGCAATGTTGGCAATAAAACCTCATCTATTCGATTGTCAGAACTTGGACCAAGAATAACCTTCCAG cttgtaAAAGTTGAAGCTGGTTTGTTAACGGGTGAAGTTCTGTACCATCGATTTGTTTCTAAAtcagaagaggagaaagaaagaatTCGACAGCAGCTACAGCTCAAAAA GGAGTTGAAAGCCAGAAGAAGAGCAGAACAAGAGGCCCATGTTTTAAAGAAGAAAGCTCTCAAAGAACTAATGGATAAAAAATCTCTGGAAGgcgtgaaaaataaatttaaatcgCAGAGCACCGAAGAGGGTGAAGAAAGCAAACCAACAGAGGGTCCTCAATCGGAAGAGGAAAGTGATTATGAAGAAGTGCCGCAAGAAGAAGGAACAAAGGGGAAGAGGAATGGCGATGACGAGGAAGATGTGGAAGATGCAATCGAATGGTTCCGCAAGGAAGTTGGTGAAGAACCAGGAGAAG aatTCTTCATAACTGCTCCCAAAAGGAAAAGACCAGAGCCTCCAACAACGGAAGAGAAAACGGGCAAGTCAAAGAAATCAAAGAAGTCAAAGCAACATAAATTAGAGGATGACtatgatgaagagaaaaaaggagaagatgATGAATCGAAACACATTCCTGCTCATTTACCACaatggaggaagaaaaagattgCAAAGCAAATGAAGGACCAAGGTGATGGCAAGGACAAGAAGAGTGGGGAAAAATCACAAGActccaagaagaaaaagaagaaagaactcAGTTTATCccagaaaattcataaaaagaACTTgttgaagaagaaagagaagaagaaaaaattattgaagagTAAGCTGAGGAAAAagggttttcattga